One Nocardia sp. BMG111209 DNA segment encodes these proteins:
- a CDS encoding SDR family NAD(P)-dependent oxidoreductase has translation METREQDWSQILGFDRLPYHIVDKRVSDLLDLRGKVAVVTGAGGDGLGHAIATRLAGCGADIALVGRTFEKVERRAKEIEQRWGVRTVPIRADMSDWDQVHRAVADSRDALGGFDIMINNPVMVTAGAFDRHSKADIDMTVLGSLTMMMYGAHAALEHLLPQGSGKIINIGAVAGRVQQSGLTVYSACKAGVIGFTRNLAHEYSSRGISVMAVGPGIMLKDDMKRYLLNPANDAERAGRDAIAESITERVQLGRAALPEEVANVVAFLASEAASYMCGQTIDVAGGQWMG, from the coding sequence ATGGAGACTCGGGAACAGGACTGGTCCCAGATATTGGGTTTCGACCGGTTGCCTTATCACATTGTCGACAAGCGGGTGAGCGATCTGCTGGATCTGCGCGGCAAGGTAGCGGTCGTCACCGGTGCCGGCGGTGACGGCTTGGGGCACGCGATCGCGACCCGGCTCGCCGGCTGCGGCGCGGATATCGCGCTGGTCGGGCGGACGTTCGAGAAGGTCGAGCGCCGGGCGAAGGAGATCGAGCAGCGCTGGGGTGTGCGCACGGTCCCGATCAGGGCCGACATGTCCGACTGGGATCAGGTGCATCGCGCCGTCGCGGACAGCCGGGACGCGCTCGGCGGATTCGACATCATGATCAACAACCCGGTCATGGTGACCGCCGGCGCGTTCGACCGGCACAGCAAAGCGGATATCGACATGACCGTGCTGGGCAGCCTGACCATGATGATGTACGGCGCGCACGCCGCGCTGGAACATCTGCTGCCGCAGGGTTCGGGCAAGATCATCAACATCGGCGCGGTCGCCGGCCGGGTGCAGCAGTCCGGATTGACGGTGTACTCCGCATGCAAGGCGGGCGTCATCGGCTTCACCCGCAACCTCGCGCACGAGTACTCCTCGCGGGGTATCAGCGTGATGGCGGTGGGTCCGGGCATCATGCTCAAGGACGATATGAAGCGGTACCTGCTGAATCCGGCCAACGATGCCGAGCGGGCCGGCCGCGACGCCATCGCCGAGTCGATCACCGAGCGGGTCCAGCTCGGCCGCGCCGCGCTGCCCGAGGAGGTCGCGAACGTGGTGGCCTTCCTCGCCTCGGAAGCGGCGAGCTACATGTGCGGGCAGACGATCGACGTCGCCGGCGGACAGTGGATGGGCTGA
- a CDS encoding sulfotransferase, translating to MLKSAVAQTDLYDFGDDSFREGLGILLDSLAREARLNATGEKFLYDRIVLHLSQRLQVEDWYRRHPEIDDGQIVAPVIGLGLPRTGSTALSVLLAQDPAVRYIRRWESSQPCPPPSTVTGVDPRIPPDKGEMVGTRYHVPVDKHGPMECHDLMALDFKSHIFHAYAQIPSYSSWLLDADLTSTFAYQRRVMKLLQWGEPQRPWRLKCPSHVLFLKYLDTAFPDARFVMTHRDPADVILSVAELYADITGRFTDHIDLPYIGRLNVQHWSAGMARTVAFRAAGAGDRFYDIDFRAMQADPLGEVTGLYRWLREPVSEEFEARMRSWWTTAAAEREPSHRADPVAYDIDLDRVRPAFADYVAHARRWTAH from the coding sequence ATGCTGAAAAGCGCTGTGGCGCAAACGGATCTGTACGATTTCGGCGACGACTCGTTCCGCGAGGGCCTCGGGATCCTGCTGGATTCGCTGGCGCGCGAGGCGCGGCTCAACGCCACCGGCGAGAAATTCCTGTACGACCGGATCGTGCTGCACCTGAGCCAGCGGTTGCAGGTGGAGGACTGGTACCGGCGCCATCCCGAGATCGACGACGGGCAGATCGTGGCGCCGGTGATCGGGCTGGGCCTGCCGCGCACCGGCTCCACGGCACTGTCGGTGCTGCTGGCCCAGGACCCGGCCGTGCGGTACATCCGGCGCTGGGAATCATCGCAGCCCTGCCCGCCGCCGTCCACCGTGACGGGTGTCGATCCGCGCATCCCGCCGGACAAGGGCGAGATGGTCGGCACCCGCTACCACGTACCGGTCGACAAGCACGGTCCGATGGAATGCCACGACCTGATGGCGCTGGACTTCAAATCGCACATCTTCCACGCCTACGCGCAGATCCCGTCCTATTCGAGCTGGTTGCTCGACGCCGACCTCACCTCGACGTTCGCCTATCAGCGCCGGGTCATGAAGCTGCTGCAATGGGGTGAGCCGCAGCGGCCGTGGCGGCTGAAATGCCCCTCGCACGTGCTGTTCCTGAAATATCTGGACACGGCCTTCCCCGACGCGCGCTTCGTGATGACCCATCGCGATCCGGCCGATGTGATCCTCTCGGTGGCCGAGCTGTACGCCGACATCACCGGCCGGTTCACCGACCACATCGACCTGCCCTATATCGGCCGGCTCAATGTGCAGCACTGGTCGGCGGGTATGGCACGGACGGTCGCGTTCCGCGCCGCCGGCGCCGGAGATCGCTTCTACGACATCGACTTCCGCGCCATGCAGGCCGATCCGCTCGGCGAGGTGACGGGCCTCTACCGGTGGCTGCGCGAACCCGTGTCCGAGGAATTCGAGGCGCGGATGCGGAGCTGGTGGACCACCGCGGCGGCCGAGCGCGAGCCCAGCCACCGCGCCGACCCGGTGGCCTACGACATCGACCTGGACCGGGTCCGACCGGCCTTCGCGGACTACGTGGCGCACGCGCGGCGCTGGACCGCGCACTGA
- a CDS encoding substrate-binding domain-containing protein encodes MDGLLTYVFAVFGVVVPVVAFLWEFVLSGRKRLGYRVQVNDPVRTSGDSAEEAAQLGVLQQLLPKKAEDGSKPAKLGDMSIVLLKIENNGWTEVGHEDYRHSEGANSGITFRFPGRTIVGVALTAPSRSMKSVLRDHTSGVKTDLDGSDGLIVLPKFALGREDSYKIMAVLRRHPDMPKYSGDELPLPEVDGGIRRGKVIRTESRTRMSTPYAALVTLLVAVVIVQFVTGLVKPHSDPMDCEAGHLSLTGSTAIEKVMQDSAAGYQRRCPGAHIDATGFKSSNDGLQTLDSGKQADPATQLAFTDGLNTDHPALVARPIAFVLFTPVVNAAVTGFDSLTRQQIADLYAGRYLNWKDLGGPDLAVRLIGRHRSSGSRSAFEHEILEGDEPADNSADCHTGAAPEPLRCEADTTADLLTLVARTPGAIGYSEVATATADSRIRVLEVDGHRATRDEALAGTYHFGASEYAYSVGALPPDSLAAGFLRYLGFGEGKDILSRYGDAPCAELADPVDCRPYR; translated from the coding sequence GTGGACGGCCTTCTCACCTACGTCTTCGCCGTCTTCGGTGTCGTCGTTCCGGTGGTCGCGTTCCTGTGGGAGTTCGTCCTGTCCGGGCGCAAACGGCTCGGGTACCGGGTGCAGGTCAACGATCCGGTGCGCACCAGCGGCGACAGTGCCGAGGAGGCAGCGCAACTCGGCGTCCTGCAGCAGCTGCTGCCGAAGAAGGCCGAGGACGGGTCGAAACCGGCGAAGCTCGGCGACATGTCGATCGTCCTGCTGAAGATCGAGAACAACGGCTGGACCGAGGTCGGCCACGAGGACTACCGGCACAGCGAGGGCGCCAACTCCGGCATCACCTTCCGATTTCCGGGCCGCACGATCGTGGGCGTCGCGCTGACCGCACCCAGCCGATCGATGAAATCCGTTCTGCGGGACCACACCAGCGGTGTGAAGACCGATCTGGACGGCAGCGACGGCCTCATCGTGCTGCCCAAATTCGCGCTGGGCCGCGAGGATTCGTACAAGATCATGGCGGTGCTGCGACGGCATCCGGACATGCCCAAGTACAGCGGGGACGAACTCCCGCTGCCCGAGGTCGACGGCGGCATCCGGCGCGGCAAGGTCATCCGGACCGAGAGCCGCACCCGGATGTCCACCCCGTACGCCGCCCTGGTGACCCTGCTGGTCGCGGTGGTGATCGTGCAGTTCGTCACCGGACTGGTGAAACCGCACTCCGATCCGATGGACTGCGAGGCGGGTCACCTGTCCCTGACCGGATCCACCGCGATCGAGAAGGTGATGCAGGACAGTGCCGCCGGATACCAACGCCGTTGTCCCGGTGCGCATATCGACGCCACCGGGTTCAAGAGCAGCAACGACGGCCTGCAGACGCTCGACAGCGGGAAGCAGGCCGATCCGGCCACGCAACTGGCCTTCACCGACGGCCTGAACACCGACCATCCCGCGCTGGTCGCGCGGCCGATCGCGTTCGTGCTGTTCACGCCGGTCGTCAACGCCGCGGTCACCGGATTCGACAGCCTGACCCGGCAGCAGATCGCGGATCTGTACGCCGGCCGATACCTCAACTGGAAGGATCTCGGCGGACCGGATCTGGCGGTGCGGCTGATCGGCCGGCACCGGAGTTCCGGCAGCCGTTCGGCATTCGAGCACGAGATCCTGGAAGGCGATGAGCCGGCGGACAATTCGGCCGACTGCCACACCGGTGCCGCCCCGGAGCCGCTGCGCTGCGAGGCCGACACCACCGCCGACCTGCTCACCCTGGTCGCACGGACCCCGGGCGCGATCGGCTATTCCGAAGTCGCCACGGCCACCGCGGATTCCAGGATCCGGGTGCTCGAGGTGGACGGGCACCGCGCCACCCGTGACGAGGCGCTCGCCGGGACATATCATTTCGGCGCCTCGGAGTACGCCTACAGTGTCGGTGCGCTGCCGCCCGATTCGCTGGCGGCGGGCTTCCTGCGCTACCTCGGCTTCGGCGAGGGAAAGGACATCCTCAGCAGGTACGGCGACGCCCCGTGCGCCGAACTGGCCGACCCCGTCGACTGCCGCCCCTACCGCTGA
- a CDS encoding MarR family winged helix-turn-helix transcriptional regulator codes for MNRSDRAPDGVFDQGELVDSLVQAAFVTMAVLTEVAGDNEVSLTQLRVFGILRDRRVGVTALANYLGLEKSTMTGLVGRAEKRGLLQRAPNPADGRAVDVFLTAAGAELVERVHGHIARTLAPMTDALGPAEQRRLDTLLRRVLDSGPS; via the coding sequence ATGAACCGATCCGACCGTGCGCCCGACGGCGTCTTCGATCAGGGTGAGCTGGTCGACAGCCTGGTGCAGGCGGCCTTCGTGACCATGGCGGTACTGACCGAGGTCGCGGGCGACAACGAGGTGTCGCTGACCCAGCTGCGCGTATTCGGCATCCTGCGGGACCGCCGCGTCGGCGTCACCGCGCTGGCCAACTACCTCGGACTGGAGAAGTCGACCATGACCGGGCTCGTCGGCCGCGCCGAGAAGCGCGGCCTGTTGCAGCGCGCGCCCAATCCGGCCGACGGCCGCGCGGTCGACGTCTTCCTCACCGCCGCGGGCGCCGAGCTGGTGGAACGCGTGCACGGTCACATCGCGCGCACGCTCGCGCCGATGACCGACGCGCTCGGACCCGCCGAGCAGCGCCGGCTGGACACGCTGCTGCGCCGCGTCCTGGATTCCGGGCCGTCCTGA
- a CDS encoding SDR family NAD(P)-dependent oxidoreductase, giving the protein MRGLRDKTYVVAGGATGIGAAAAARLAEEGAAVTVGDINIAGAETTAERITRAGGRAIAVEFDLADDKSVQAMVDRTIAEFGGVHGLFNVGADLSPGNIGRDKTVLETEFDVWQRTLDVNLLGYVRTVRAVLPHLLAHGGGSIVNTSSGTSVGGDPSRVAYGVSKAGVNQLTRHIAINYGRRGIRANGVMPGLVMGETVQNQNDVALQEAFLTAGRTTRLGVPDDLASVVSFLLSDEAEWINGQVWFIGGGAHLRN; this is encoded by the coding sequence ATGCGCGGACTGCGGGACAAGACCTATGTCGTCGCCGGCGGCGCGACCGGGATCGGCGCCGCCGCGGCGGCCCGGCTGGCCGAGGAGGGCGCCGCCGTCACCGTCGGCGACATCAACATCGCCGGGGCCGAGACGACCGCCGAGAGGATCACGCGCGCCGGTGGCCGCGCGATCGCGGTGGAGTTCGACCTCGCCGACGACAAGTCGGTACAGGCCATGGTGGATCGGACGATCGCCGAATTCGGCGGCGTGCACGGCCTTTTCAACGTCGGCGCGGATCTGTCGCCGGGCAACATCGGCCGCGACAAGACCGTGCTGGAGACCGAATTCGACGTCTGGCAGCGCACACTGGACGTGAACCTGCTCGGGTACGTCCGCACCGTGCGCGCGGTGCTGCCGCATCTGCTGGCCCACGGCGGCGGCAGCATCGTGAACACCTCGTCGGGGACGTCGGTCGGCGGTGACCCGTCGCGGGTCGCCTACGGCGTGTCCAAGGCGGGGGTCAATCAGCTCACCCGGCACATCGCGATCAACTACGGCCGCCGGGGAATCCGGGCCAACGGCGTCATGCCGGGCCTGGTGATGGGCGAGACCGTGCAGAACCAGAACGATGTGGCGCTGCAGGAAGCGTTCCTGACGGCGGGCCGTACCACCCGGCTCGGCGTGCCCGACGACCTGGCCTCGGTCGTCTCGTTCCTGCTGTCGGACGAGGCCGAGTGGATCAACGGCCAGGTGTGGTTCATCGGCGGCGGCGCGCACCTGCGCAACTGA
- the cysN gene encoding sulfate adenylyltransferase subunit CysN: MTHPDPPDLIATDIEEYLRRHERKTMLRFITCGSVDDGKSTLIGRLLYDSKMVFSDHLAELEQDSRTVGTQGGELDFALLVDGLAAEREQGITIDVAYRFFTTERRKFIVADTPGHEQYTRNMVTGASTADLAVILVDARKGVLTQTRRHSYLVSLLGIRHIVLAVNKLDLLDYSRERFAEIEAEYRGFADSIGLATVIAIPMSALRGDNILQSSPNTPWYTGPSLIGHLETVEIADDRNAGPFRLPVQWVNRPNLDFRGFAGQIAGGTVRPGDRVKVLPSGRESTVARIVTADGDLDAAVADQSVTLTLTDEIDVSRGDVIADACAAPEVADQFEAHVVWMSEEPMLPGRTYLLKLGTSTAVAQVGQPKYAVNVNTLERTAARTLGLNEIGVVALHLDRPIPFDPYAENRDTGGFVLIDRFSQDTVAAGMLRFALRRAHNIHWQSVEVDQQSRARSKGQQPAVVWFTGLSGAGKSTIANLVEKRLHEQGFHTYLLDGDNVRHGLNADLGFTDADRVENIRRVVEVARLLSDAGLIVLASFIAPFRAERARARERLGAAAFLEVHVDAPLAVVEARDRKGLYAKARRGELINFTGIDSPYEPPEAPEVHLDSGGTRTPEELADLVIERLREAGVLRPPAE, encoded by the coding sequence ATGACGCACCCCGATCCGCCGGATCTGATCGCCACCGACATCGAGGAGTATCTGCGCCGGCACGAGCGGAAGACGATGCTGCGCTTCATCACCTGCGGCAGTGTCGACGACGGCAAGTCCACCCTGATCGGCCGGCTGCTCTACGACTCCAAGATGGTGTTCTCCGATCACCTCGCCGAACTCGAGCAGGACTCGAGGACCGTCGGAACCCAGGGCGGGGAACTGGATTTCGCGCTGCTGGTCGACGGCCTGGCCGCCGAACGCGAACAGGGCATCACCATCGACGTGGCCTACCGGTTCTTCACCACCGAGCGGCGCAAGTTCATCGTGGCCGACACCCCGGGCCACGAGCAGTACACCCGCAACATGGTCACCGGCGCCTCGACCGCGGATCTGGCGGTGATCCTCGTCGATGCCCGCAAGGGTGTGCTGACCCAGACCCGCCGGCACAGCTATCTGGTGTCGCTGCTCGGTATCCGGCACATCGTGCTGGCGGTGAACAAGCTGGATCTGCTGGACTATTCGCGGGAGCGGTTCGCGGAGATCGAGGCCGAGTACCGCGGTTTCGCCGACAGCATCGGGCTCGCCACCGTGATCGCGATCCCGATGTCGGCGCTGCGCGGCGACAACATCCTGCAATCGAGCCCGAATACGCCTTGGTACACCGGTCCTTCGCTGATCGGTCATCTGGAGACGGTGGAGATCGCCGACGACCGCAACGCCGGGCCGTTCCGGTTGCCGGTGCAGTGGGTCAACCGGCCGAATCTGGACTTCCGCGGCTTCGCCGGCCAGATCGCCGGTGGCACCGTGCGTCCCGGCGACCGGGTCAAGGTGCTGCCGTCCGGGCGGGAATCGACGGTGGCCCGGATCGTCACCGCCGACGGCGATCTCGACGCGGCGGTCGCCGATCAGTCGGTCACGCTGACGCTGACCGACGAGATCGACGTCAGCCGTGGCGATGTCATCGCCGACGCCTGCGCCGCGCCCGAGGTCGCGGACCAGTTCGAGGCGCACGTGGTGTGGATGAGCGAGGAGCCGATGCTGCCCGGCCGCACCTATCTGCTCAAACTCGGCACCTCGACGGCCGTCGCGCAGGTGGGTCAGCCCAAGTACGCGGTGAACGTCAACACCCTCGAGCGGACCGCCGCGCGCACCCTCGGCCTGAACGAGATCGGTGTCGTCGCACTGCATCTGGACCGGCCGATCCCGTTCGATCCGTACGCCGAGAACCGCGACACCGGCGGATTCGTCCTCATCGACCGGTTCAGCCAGGACACGGTCGCGGCCGGGATGCTGCGCTTCGCGCTGCGGCGCGCGCACAACATCCACTGGCAGTCGGTGGAGGTCGACCAGCAGTCGCGGGCCCGCAGCAAGGGCCAGCAACCGGCGGTGGTGTGGTTCACCGGACTGTCCGGCGCGGGCAAGTCCACGATCGCGAACCTGGTCGAGAAACGACTGCACGAGCAGGGTTTCCACACCTACCTGCTCGACGGCGACAACGTCCGCCACGGCCTGAACGCCGATCTCGGCTTCACCGATGCCGACCGGGTGGAGAACATCCGCCGGGTGGTGGAGGTGGCCCGGCTGCTGTCCGATGCCGGTCTGATCGTGCTGGCCTCGTTCATCGCGCCGTTCCGGGCCGAGCGGGCCCGCGCGCGCGAACGGCTCGGCGCCGCCGCGTTCTTGGAGGTGCACGTGGACGCCCCGCTGGCGGTGGTGGAGGCCCGGGACCGGAAGGGCTTGTACGCCAAGGCTCGTCGCGGTGAACTGATCAACTTCACCGGCATCGACTCGCCGTACGAACCACCGGAGGCGCCGGAGGTCCATCTGGACTCCGGCGGCACCCGGACCCCGGAGGAACTGGCCGATCTGGTGATCGAGCGCCTGCGGGAGGCCGGAGTCCTGCGACCGCCGGCCGAATGA
- the cysD gene encoding sulfate adenylyltransferase subunit CysD: MTSTTLESTGGLTHLQRLEAESIQIMREAVAESERPVMLYSIGKDSSVLLHLARKAFHPSRLPFPLLHVDTTWKFRAMYDFRDRIAAAGDLDLIVHRNPECVARGINPFEHGSALHTEMWKTEGLKQALDQHRFDLAFGGARRDEEKSRAKERVFSLRSAQHRWDPKRQRPELWRLYNTRKRPGESLRVFPLSNWTELDVWQYIHLERIALVDLYFAAPRPVVERDGALIMVDDERMPLPPGEIPEQRMVRFRTLGCYPLSGAVASTATTLTAVVQEMLLTTSSERQGRVIDRDSTGSMEKKKQEGYF; encoded by the coding sequence ATGACGAGCACGACACTCGAGAGCACCGGCGGGCTGACGCACCTGCAACGCCTGGAGGCGGAGAGCATCCAGATCATGCGGGAGGCGGTCGCCGAGAGCGAGCGGCCGGTGATGCTGTATTCGATCGGCAAGGACAGTTCGGTGCTGCTGCACCTGGCGCGCAAGGCCTTCCATCCGTCCCGGCTGCCGTTCCCGCTGCTGCACGTGGACACCACGTGGAAGTTCCGGGCCATGTACGACTTCCGGGACCGGATCGCCGCCGCCGGCGATCTGGACCTGATCGTGCACCGGAACCCGGAATGCGTTGCGCGGGGCATCAATCCGTTCGAGCACGGGTCGGCGCTGCACACCGAGATGTGGAAGACCGAGGGCCTCAAACAGGCGCTCGATCAGCACCGCTTCGATCTGGCGTTCGGCGGCGCGCGCCGCGACGAGGAGAAGTCCCGCGCCAAGGAGCGGGTGTTCTCGCTGCGCTCGGCGCAGCACCGCTGGGATCCGAAGCGGCAGCGGCCGGAACTGTGGCGGCTGTACAACACTCGTAAACGGCCGGGGGAGAGCCTGCGGGTGTTCCCGCTGTCGAACTGGACCGAGCTGGACGTCTGGCAGTACATCCATCTGGAGCGGATCGCGCTGGTGGACCTGTATTTCGCGGCCCCGCGGCCGGTGGTGGAACGCGACGGCGCGCTGATCATGGTCGACGACGAGCGAATGCCGTTGCCGCCCGGCGAGATTCCCGAACAGCGCATGGTGCGGTTCCGCACGCTCGGCTGCTATCCGCTGTCCGGCGCGGTGGCCAGCACCGCGACCACCCTGACCGCGGTCGTCCAGGAGATGTTGCTGACCACCAGTTCCGAACGTCAGGGCCGGGTCATCGACCGCGACTCCACCGGCTCGATGGAGAAGAAGAAGCAGGAAGGGTACTTCTGA
- a CDS encoding DUF2804 family protein, which translates to MFEPHSLVENGVRHYGRLAARPASVNPLDEFRGPRRLLRRTRLKEWAGFTLVHPEIYASMILQDAKYLGSSEIYVHDRANGALYQHERVAPPGTVRLAEQLLGSSVALRRKGYAIEYDFAADRHRIGIEIAATAEAPALRGRLELLPAAASPALSVSSRLPGGAMYTNKALYPIEGSLRVGEREFVFRPDRDLAILDEHKSTLPYRTTWTWGTFGTFADGVPVGANFVDRPELPGQPEESGIWTADAAAPLTDVDFGWDAAAPLSPWRVRSADGRLDVTFTPEGRKTVDLQLGVLAMDYFQAYGTFAGSLDIGSRTLELTDVHGVCEQMRARL; encoded by the coding sequence ATGTTCGAACCGCACAGTCTGGTGGAAAACGGCGTCCGGCACTACGGACGGCTGGCCGCTCGGCCGGCCTCGGTGAACCCGCTCGACGAGTTCCGCGGACCGCGGCGGCTGCTGCGGCGCACCCGGCTGAAGGAGTGGGCGGGCTTCACCCTCGTACATCCGGAGATCTACGCGTCGATGATCCTGCAGGACGCGAAATACCTCGGCAGCTCCGAGATCTACGTGCACGACCGGGCCAACGGTGCGCTCTACCAGCACGAGCGGGTGGCGCCGCCGGGTACCGTCCGGCTCGCCGAACAACTGCTCGGCAGCTCGGTGGCGTTGCGCCGCAAGGGATATGCGATCGAATACGACTTCGCCGCGGACCGCCACCGGATCGGGATCGAGATCGCCGCCACCGCGGAGGCGCCGGCCTTGCGCGGACGGCTGGAGCTGCTGCCCGCGGCGGCCTCCCCCGCGCTGTCGGTGAGTTCCCGGCTGCCCGGCGGCGCCATGTACACGAACAAGGCGCTGTATCCGATCGAGGGCTCGCTGCGGGTCGGCGAGCGCGAATTCGTGTTCCGCCCCGACCGCGATCTCGCGATCCTCGACGAGCACAAATCCACACTCCCCTACCGCACCACCTGGACCTGGGGCACCTTCGGCACCTTCGCCGACGGCGTCCCGGTCGGCGCGAACTTCGTCGACCGGCCGGAACTGCCCGGGCAGCCGGAGGAATCCGGGATCTGGACCGCCGACGCCGCCGCGCCGCTGACCGATGTCGATTTCGGCTGGGACGCGGCGGCGCCGTTGTCGCCGTGGCGGGTTCGCTCGGCGGACGGGCGCCTGGACGTCACCTTCACCCCCGAGGGCCGCAAGACCGTCGATCTGCAACTCGGCGTACTGGCCATGGACTACTTCCAGGCCTACGGCACCTTCGCCGGTAGCCTCGACATCGGTTCCCGCACACTCGAACTCACCGATGTGCACGGCGTCTGCGAGCAGATGCGCGCGCGGCTCTGA
- a CDS encoding LysR family transcriptional regulator, with product MDTHRLKYFLRIAEEGSMTRAATVLGVAQPALSRQIRLLEEELGIMLFHRTRRGVELTEDGERLRASTAGPLRQLELALHYAGSPLARIERALHLGMLPTVAPLLAGPLLIGLRAAFPKVNVHLTVAGAGTLIEEMLRGRIDSALINQVTDERLFARDLLVEDLVVIGGPGSQLRPDTPITFTRLTELPLVLPASPLGIAGTVENAALRLKMRVHAPIATDSLPVMLDLVERGESYAVLPISACGPEIARERVRWAPLIEPGLTQHIVVAASARMDLPREFAFKVGDVLREEVKHLTTSGTWPARFLAPRPWNPNWA from the coding sequence ATGGACACCCATCGGCTGAAGTACTTCCTGCGGATCGCCGAGGAGGGTTCGATGACCCGGGCCGCGACGGTCCTGGGTGTCGCCCAGCCGGCCCTGAGCCGCCAGATCCGGCTGCTCGAGGAGGAACTCGGCATCATGCTGTTCCACCGGACCCGGCGCGGGGTGGAACTCACCGAGGACGGCGAACGGCTGCGCGCCTCCACCGCCGGACCGCTGCGTCAGCTGGAGCTGGCGCTGCACTACGCGGGATCGCCGCTGGCGCGGATCGAGCGCGCGCTGCATCTGGGCATGCTGCCGACCGTCGCGCCGCTTTTGGCCGGTCCGCTGCTGATCGGCCTGCGCGCGGCGTTCCCGAAGGTGAACGTGCATCTGACCGTTGCCGGGGCGGGCACCCTCATCGAGGAGATGCTGCGCGGCCGGATCGACTCGGCGCTGATCAATCAGGTGACCGACGAACGGCTGTTCGCCCGCGATCTGCTGGTGGAGGATCTGGTCGTGATCGGCGGGCCCGGATCGCAACTGCGTCCGGACACGCCGATCACCTTCACCCGGCTGACCGAGTTGCCGCTGGTGCTGCCCGCCTCGCCGCTCGGTATCGCCGGCACCGTCGAGAACGCGGCGCTGCGGCTGAAGATGCGCGTGCACGCCCCGATCGCGACCGACTCGCTGCCGGTGATGCTCGATCTGGTGGAGCGCGGCGAGTCCTACGCGGTGCTGCCGATCTCCGCCTGCGGCCCGGAGATCGCGCGGGAACGGGTGCGCTGGGCACCGCTGATCGAGCCGGGCCTGACCCAGCACATCGTGGTGGCGGCCTCGGCGCGGATGGATCTCCCGCGCGAATTCGCGTTCAAGGTCGGCGATGTGCTGCGCGAGGAGGTCAAACACCTGACCACGTCCGGGACCTGGCCGGCCCGCTTCCTGGCGCCGCGGCCGTGGAATCCGAACTGGGCCTGA
- a CDS encoding zinc-binding alcohol dehydrogenase family protein, whose amino-acid sequence MKAAVVSAFDTPPRYRDFPAPVAVRATEQVVDVIAAGLHPRVRSQADGSHYTSTGELPLVPGIDGVGRGADGVLRYFLLPDTTLGTMAEQTLVDLRRSIVLPEGSDAVAVAAALNPAMSSWVALRRRIEFGPGQTVLILGATGSAGRMAVQIAKLFGATRIVAVARNAGLLAALPALGATETVALADTARLGTVAAEVDVVLDYLWGEPAADALAAIVTARPDRGKPLSWIQIGSVAGPTAAIPSAALRAAHLQIVGSGQGSVATGDILAELPALAAAITAGAFDIDARPVPLSEVERAWADAPRTTARLVLTP is encoded by the coding sequence GTGAAGGCAGCAGTCGTCTCCGCGTTCGATACCCCGCCCCGCTACCGGGACTTCCCCGCACCCGTCGCCGTGCGCGCGACGGAACAGGTGGTGGACGTCATCGCCGCCGGCCTGCACCCACGCGTGCGCTCCCAGGCCGACGGCTCGCACTACACCAGCACCGGGGAACTGCCGCTGGTACCCGGCATCGACGGCGTCGGGCGCGGCGCCGACGGGGTCCTGCGCTATTTCCTGCTCCCGGACACCACCCTCGGCACGATGGCCGAGCAGACCCTCGTCGACCTCCGCCGCAGCATCGTGCTGCCGGAGGGTAGCGATGCGGTAGCGGTCGCGGCGGCGCTCAACCCGGCCATGTCGTCCTGGGTGGCGCTGCGCCGGCGTATCGAATTCGGCCCCGGGCAGACGGTCCTGATCCTCGGCGCCACCGGCAGCGCCGGCCGGATGGCCGTGCAGATCGCGAAGCTGTTCGGCGCCACGCGGATCGTGGCGGTCGCGCGCAACGCCGGCCTGCTCGCGGCCCTGCCCGCCCTCGGCGCCACCGAGACCGTGGCCCTGGCCGACACCGCCCGCCTCGGCACGGTCGCCGCCGAGGTCGATGTCGTACTCGACTATCTGTGGGGCGAGCCGGCCGCCGACGCGCTGGCCGCGATCGTCACCGCCCGGCCCGATCGGGGAAAACCGTTGTCCTGGATCCAGATCGGCTCGGTCGCGGGCCCCACCGCCGCGATCCCGTCGGCGGCGCTGCGCGCCGCGCATCTGCAGATCGTCGGCAGCGGACAGGGTTCCGTCGCCACCGGTGACATCCTCGCCGAACTCCCGGCGCTGGCCGCCGCGATCACCGCGGGCGCCTTCGACATCGACGCCCGCCCGGTGCCGCTGTCGGAGGTGGAGCGGGCCTGGGCCGACGCGCCGCGCACCACCGCGCGGCTCGTGCTCACCCCGTAG